A genomic window from Chitinispirillales bacterium includes:
- a CDS encoding IS1595 family transposase has protein sequence MIRSRISEHKFREILKIFCLDIEA, from the coding sequence ATAATTCGTTCAAGAATTTCAGAGCATAAATTTAGGGAGATTCTAAAGATATTTTGTTTGGATATAGAAGCTA